A region from the Methylocystis iwaonis genome encodes:
- the groES gene encoding co-chaperone GroES codes for MAFRPLHDRIVVKRIEGEEKTKGGIIIPDSAKEKPQEGKVISVGPGARDESGKLVPLDVKAGDRVLFGKWSGTEVKIDGDDLLIMKESDILGIVE; via the coding sequence ATGGCGTTCCGTCCCCTGCACGACCGCATCGTGGTCAAGCGCATCGAAGGCGAAGAGAAGACCAAAGGCGGCATCATTATTCCCGACTCCGCCAAGGAAAAGCCCCAGGAGGGCAAGGTGATTTCGGTTGGCCCCGGCGCCCGCGACGAGAGCGGCAAGCTCGTTCCCCTCGACGTGAAGGCTGGCGACCGCGTTCTGTTCGGCAAGTGGTCCGGCACCGAGGTCAAGATCGACGGCGACGACCTGTTGATCATGAAGGAAAGCGACATCCTCGGCATCGTCGAATAA
- the lspA gene encoding signal peptidase II, producing the protein MKKPSRRAAFPQSAESPHRVAVPPFLTPPRILGLLAALAAALADQAHKYWMLDVFGIGARQPITLTPFLDVVLSWNYGVSYSLFQAHEGVGRALLLAGQSVIVAGLIWWLWRAQSRLLTLAIGLVVGGALGNAADRLARGAVADFFYFHTTLPVGPLANYVFNVADVAITAGVAMLLFETLFSESPPAEGAA; encoded by the coding sequence ATGAAGAAGCCAAGCCGCCGAGCGGCGTTCCCGCAATCCGCAGAGTCGCCACACAGAGTCGCCGTGCCGCCCTTCCTCACGCCGCCCCGCATTCTCGGCCTCCTCGCCGCCCTCGCGGCGGCGCTCGCCGATCAGGCCCATAAATATTGGATGCTCGACGTCTTCGGCATCGGCGCGCGGCAGCCGATCACGCTGACGCCCTTTCTCGACGTCGTGCTCTCGTGGAACTACGGCGTCTCCTATTCGCTCTTTCAGGCGCATGAGGGCGTCGGACGCGCGCTGCTTCTCGCCGGGCAAAGTGTCATCGTCGCCGGCCTTATCTGGTGGCTCTGGCGCGCCCAAAGCCGGCTGTTGACGCTCGCGATCGGCCTCGTCGTCGGCGGGGCGCTGGGCAACGCCGCCGATCGCCTCGCGCGCGGCGCGGTCGCGGATTTCTTCTATTTCCATACGACGCTCCCGGTGGGGCCCCTCGCCAATTACGTCTTCAACGTCGCCGACGTCGCTATTACGGCGGGAGTCGCGATGCTGCTTTTTGAAACCCTTTTCTCGGAGTCGCCGCCTGCGGAAGGCGCGGCCTAG
- a CDS encoding M16 family metallopeptidase — MSSSSASPTVSLTPGAAGDSAHAGANISHFKLDNGLEVVVIPDVRTPVVTHMVWYKNGSADDPLGKSGIAHFLEHLMFKGTKSHPQGEFSNLVAELGGQENAFTSYDYTAYFQRIGKEHLGALMGFEADRMSNLVLTDEVVTPERDVVLEERRMRTDNDPSSQLDEAVQAALYAHHPYGTPIIGWNHEIESLNREDALAYYTRFYTPENAILIVAGDIDAEEVGRLARETYGKIPARAEPPRRNRTKEPPHRAHRLVSLSDEKVEQPAHERVFLVPSYTTAAPGEAEAIETLAHMLGGGATSALYETLVVDEKYAVGAGAYYLGSAVDDSRLWVYATPAPGVSLEDLDEAIDRVIKRFTEKPIDEAHLRRAKTRLVADAIYAQDSQASLARWYGEALATGLTIEDVAAWPERMEAVTAADVTAAAKKWLDKRRAVTGFLLPAEEDEVA, encoded by the coding sequence ATGTCGTCTTCCTCTGCGTCGCCGACCGTATCGCTCACCCCGGGCGCGGCCGGCGACTCGGCGCATGCCGGCGCCAATATTTCGCATTTCAAGCTCGATAATGGTCTCGAAGTCGTCGTCATTCCGGATGTGCGCACGCCCGTCGTGACGCATATGGTCTGGTACAAGAACGGCTCGGCCGACGATCCACTCGGCAAATCCGGCATCGCCCATTTTCTCGAACATTTGATGTTCAAGGGCACCAAGAGCCATCCGCAGGGCGAATTCTCCAATCTCGTCGCCGAGCTCGGCGGCCAGGAGAACGCCTTCACCAGCTACGATTACACCGCTTATTTCCAGCGTATCGGCAAGGAGCATCTCGGCGCGCTGATGGGGTTCGAGGCCGACCGCATGTCCAATCTCGTCCTGACCGACGAGGTGGTGACGCCCGAGCGCGACGTGGTGCTGGAAGAGCGCCGTATGCGCACCGACAACGACCCGTCTTCCCAGCTCGACGAGGCCGTGCAGGCGGCGCTCTACGCCCACCACCCCTATGGCACGCCGATCATCGGCTGGAACCATGAGATCGAGAGCCTGAACCGCGAGGATGCGCTCGCCTATTACACGCGCTTCTACACGCCCGAGAACGCCATCCTCATCGTCGCGGGCGACATAGATGCGGAGGAGGTCGGGCGGCTCGCCAGGGAAACCTACGGGAAAATTCCGGCGCGCGCCGAGCCGCCGCGCCGCAACCGCACCAAGGAGCCGCCGCATCGCGCGCATCGGCTCGTGTCGCTCTCCGACGAGAAGGTCGAGCAGCCCGCGCATGAGCGCGTTTTCCTCGTGCCCTCCTACACGACCGCCGCGCCCGGCGAGGCCGAGGCGATCGAGACGCTCGCCCATATGCTCGGCGGCGGCGCCACCAGCGCGCTCTACGAAACGCTCGTCGTCGACGAAAAATATGCCGTCGGCGCCGGCGCCTATTATCTCGGCTCCGCCGTCGACGACTCGCGGCTGTGGGTCTACGCCACCCCGGCGCCGGGCGTTTCGCTCGAGGACCTCGACGAGGCGATCGACCGTGTGATCAAGCGCTTCACCGAAAAGCCGATCGACGAAGCGCATCTGCGGCGCGCCAAGACGCGGCTCGTCGCCGACGCCATTTATGCGCAGGACAGCCAGGCCTCGCTCGCCCGCTGGTATGGCGAAGCGCTGGCCACGGGGCTGACCATCGAGGACGTCGCGGCCTGGCCTGAGCGGATGGAGGCGGTCACCGCCGCCGACGTCACCGCGGCAGCGAAGAAATGGCTCGACAAGCGCCGCGCCGTCACGGGCTTCCTGCTGCCGGCGGAAGAAGACGAAGTCGCCTGA
- a CDS encoding M16 family metallopeptidase: MTAHAPAVSMASRAEHVQRIVTPGGVTAWLVESYAVPLVALEFSLRGGAAQDPADKPGLATLLAGLLDEGAGPYDARGFHRAVDELAIHLGFGADRDSISGHLQTLAKNTDKAFALLKLALVDAHLAEADVARVRSQLVAELKRDANEPDSMAAKAFREAAFPEHPYGRPARGELSSIESLSRPDLLALQQRLFAKKDLKIAVVGAIDAQTLSEHLDATFGALATENDLADVAPITLAGVGSRQIVTLDIPQTTIRFGRPGVTKRDPDYFATVVANHILGGGSFTARLFREVREKRGMAYSVYSQLNEYDRCPMLIGAAATKNERAGEALRIIEEEVRRFAEEGPTEDELDKAKKYLIGSYALRFDTSTKIASQLVHLQMDGFEPSYLDERNGKIAAVGMEECKRAAKKLFGDGGLLVAMVGRPEGV; encoded by the coding sequence ATGACCGCCCACGCACCCGCCGTCTCCATGGCCTCGCGCGCCGAGCATGTGCAGCGCATCGTCACGCCCGGCGGCGTCACCGCCTGGCTCGTCGAAAGCTACGCCGTGCCGCTCGTCGCTCTGGAATTCTCGTTGCGCGGCGGCGCCGCCCAGGACCCTGCCGACAAGCCGGGCCTCGCGACATTGCTCGCCGGGCTCCTCGACGAAGGCGCGGGGCCCTATGACGCGCGCGGCTTCCACCGCGCCGTGGACGAGCTCGCCATTCACTTGGGCTTCGGCGCCGACCGGGACTCGATCTCGGGGCATCTGCAGACGCTCGCAAAGAACACCGACAAGGCCTTCGCGCTTTTGAAACTGGCGCTCGTCGACGCGCATCTCGCCGAGGCCGACGTCGCGCGCGTGCGCAGCCAGCTCGTCGCCGAATTGAAGCGCGACGCCAATGAGCCGGACTCCATGGCGGCCAAAGCCTTCCGCGAAGCGGCTTTCCCGGAGCATCCCTATGGCCGCCCGGCGCGCGGCGAGCTTTCCTCGATCGAGAGCCTGTCGCGGCCGGATTTGCTTGCCCTGCAGCAAAGGCTGTTCGCCAAAAAGGACCTCAAGATCGCGGTCGTCGGCGCCATCGACGCCCAGACCCTCTCGGAGCATCTGGACGCGACCTTCGGCGCCCTGGCGACGGAAAACGATCTCGCGGACGTCGCGCCGATCACGCTCGCCGGCGTGGGCTCGCGCCAAATCGTGACGCTCGACATCCCCCAAACCACGATCCGCTTCGGCCGACCGGGCGTCACCAAGCGCGATCCCGACTATTTCGCCACCGTGGTCGCGAACCACATTCTCGGCGGCGGCTCGTTCACCGCGCGGCTGTTCCGCGAAGTGCGCGAGAAGCGTGGCATGGCCTATAGCGTCTATTCACAGCTCAACGAATATGACCGGTGCCCGATGCTGATCGGCGCCGCCGCCACCAAGAACGAGCGCGCCGGCGAGGCTTTACGGATCATCGAAGAGGAAGTGCGCCGCTTCGCGGAAGAAGGCCCGACCGAGGACGAGCTCGACAAGGCGAAGAAATACCTCATCGGCTCCTATGCGCTGCGCTTCGACACCTCGACGAAGATCGCCAGCCAGCTCGTGCATCTGCAGATGGACGGCTTCGAGCCGAGCTATCTCGACGAGCGCAACGGCAAGATCGCGGCTGTCGGCATGGAGGAATGCAAGCGCGCGGCGAAGAAGCTCTTCGGCGACGGCGGGCTGCTGGTGGCGATGGTGGGGCGGCCGGAGGGGGTGTAA
- the fabI gene encoding enoyl-ACP reductase FabI, producing the protein MTDQAAPAPFAGILAGKKGLILGVANNRSIAWGIAKACAQAGAELALTYQVEALEKRVRPLAAELGAHVVGRCDVAQPETIDEIFAEVEKLWGKVDFVVHCLAYSDKDQLDGRYVDTTLDNFLMSMNISCYSFTAIAQRAEKLMPEGGSLLTLSYYGAEKWMPHYNVMGVAKAGLEASVRYLAADLGAKNIRVNAISAGPIKTMAASGIGDFRYILRWNEYNSPLRRVVTIEEVGESAVYLLSPMSRGVSGEILHVDAGYHVVGMMNPSAAPKMADLLALLPQDVK; encoded by the coding sequence ATGACCGACCAAGCCGCGCCCGCCCCTTTCGCTGGAATTCTCGCCGGAAAGAAAGGCCTTATCCTGGGCGTCGCCAATAATCGCTCGATCGCCTGGGGCATCGCCAAGGCCTGCGCGCAGGCCGGCGCCGAGCTCGCGCTGACCTATCAGGTGGAAGCGTTGGAGAAGCGCGTGCGCCCGCTCGCCGCCGAGCTTGGCGCCCATGTCGTCGGGCGCTGCGACGTCGCTCAGCCGGAGACGATCGACGAAATCTTCGCCGAGGTCGAGAAGCTCTGGGGCAAGGTCGATTTCGTCGTCCACTGCCTCGCCTATTCCGACAAGGACCAGCTCGACGGCCGCTACGTCGACACCACCCTCGACAATTTCCTGATGTCGATGAACATCTCCTGCTACAGCTTCACGGCCATCGCCCAGCGCGCCGAAAAGTTGATGCCGGAAGGCGGCTCGCTGCTGACGCTCTCTTATTACGGCGCCGAGAAATGGATGCCGCATTACAATGTGATGGGCGTCGCCAAGGCGGGGTTGGAGGCGTCGGTGCGCTATCTCGCGGCCGATCTCGGCGCCAAGAACATCCGCGTCAACGCCATCTCCGCCGGCCCGATCAAGACCATGGCGGCCTCCGGCATCGGCGATTTCCGCTATATTTTGCGCTGGAACGAATATAACTCGCCGCTGCGCCGCGTCGTGACGATCGAGGAAGTGGGCGAGAGCGCGGTTTATCTGCTGTCGCCGATGTCGCGCGGCGTCTCGGGCGAAATCCTGCATGTCGACGCCGGTTATCATGTGGTGGGCATGATGAATCCGTCCGCCGCGCCGAAGATGGCGGATTTGCTGGCGTTGTTGCCGCAGGATGTGAAGTAA
- a CDS encoding sigma factor-like helix-turn-helix DNA-binding protein — protein sequence MGKKAEILERLGGIAPALRRYSRALCAGAGHTLSDELVQSALQSVGARIRARELRPADLQEARLEAYAALTASAGKRLTDASRPTPRHPPIVHGLAELSLDDRAALLLVSLEGMGYDAAARVLGIRREALLAQLMRARAKLGVVGLPPADAESGARRAASHLRIVK from the coding sequence ATGGGGAAGAAAGCCGAGATCCTGGAGCGGCTGGGAGGCATAGCGCCTGCCCTGCGCCGATATTCGCGGGCGCTTTGCGCCGGCGCCGGCCATACGCTTTCCGACGAACTCGTGCAAAGCGCATTGCAGAGCGTCGGCGCCCGTATCCGCGCCAGGGAGCTGCGCCCCGCCGATCTCCAGGAGGCGCGGCTCGAAGCCTATGCGGCGCTCACCGCTTCGGCCGGCAAGCGTCTGACGGACGCCTCACGCCCGACCCCGCGCCATCCGCCGATCGTCCACGGCCTCGCAGAGCTTTCCCTCGATGATCGCGCGGCCCTGCTCCTCGTCTCTCTCGAAGGGATGGGGTACGACGCCGCTGCGCGCGTTCTCGGCATAAGGCGGGAAGCGCTGCTCGCCCAGCTCATGCGCGCCCGGGCGAAGCTTGGCGTCGTGGGCCTGCCGCCGGCAGACGCCGAGAGCGGCGCGCGCCGCGCCGCCTCGCATCTGCGCATCGTGAAATAG
- a CDS encoding anti-sigma factor family protein yields the protein MPASSIIGEADLHALVDGELDAERRRKVEDHLLAHPGDAALVEGWRRQNAALRAAFEPAALEMLPLSLKDAATRTHAPQQGPIETGAIHWGRPGASRPSQRLDEIRASRRRQAALSTVLTLLAGAAVAGLAALVFAGRNEAPRPPVSAVLTQSYAGRASLTYATYASDARPVEIEVSRKGELVAWLAERVGFSRPPNLAGLGLRLIGGRVLPGVAAPAGLLIYERANGARLGLYFERAEAAGAPLAPRAAQGVTAIEWRAGGFAFVLVGPLAQEEMQAAAESAATAIAAAPDEKR from the coding sequence TTGCCCGCTTCCAGCATCATTGGCGAGGCCGACCTCCACGCTTTGGTCGACGGCGAGCTCGACGCCGAGCGCCGCCGCAAGGTCGAGGACCACCTCCTCGCGCACCCGGGGGACGCCGCCCTCGTCGAGGGGTGGCGACGCCAAAACGCGGCGCTGCGCGCGGCCTTCGAGCCGGCGGCGCTGGAGATGTTGCCGCTGTCGCTCAAAGACGCCGCGACCCGCACGCATGCGCCTCAGCAAGGACCAATCGAGACCGGCGCCATCCATTGGGGGCGGCCGGGCGCCTCGCGCCCCTCCCAGCGGCTCGACGAAATCCGCGCCAGCCGCCGGCGGCAGGCGGCGCTCTCTACTGTTTTGACCCTGCTCGCCGGCGCGGCGGTGGCCGGCCTCGCCGCGCTCGTCTTCGCCGGCCGAAACGAAGCGCCGCGTCCGCCGGTTTCGGCAGTTCTCACCCAAAGCTACGCCGGTCGCGCCAGCCTGACCTATGCGACCTATGCCTCCGACGCCCGCCCGGTCGAGATCGAGGTTTCCCGGAAAGGCGAGCTTGTCGCCTGGCTGGCGGAGCGCGTCGGCTTCTCCCGGCCGCCCAATCTCGCCGGGCTCGGCCTGCGCCTCATCGGCGGGCGCGTCTTGCCGGGCGTCGCCGCGCCCGCGGGCCTGCTGATCTATGAGCGCGCCAACGGCGCCCGCCTCGGGCTTTATTTCGAGCGCGCCGAGGCGGCGGGCGCGCCGCTCGCGCCCCGCGCGGCGCAGGGGGTCACGGCGATCGAATGGCGCGCCGGCGGCTTCGCCTTCGTCCTTGTCGGGCCGCTCGCCCAGGAGGAGATGCAGGCCGCCGCGGAGAGCGCCGCCACCGCCATCGCCGCCGCGCCGGACGAAAAGCGCTAG
- the ppa gene encoding inorganic diphosphatase yields the protein MRLDAIPIGANPPHEVNVVVEVPLGGEPIKYELDKASGTLFVDRFLYTAMRYPGNYGFIPHTLSDDGDPCDVLVANTRPVAPGAVISVRPIGVLRMTDEAGGDEKIVAVPSPRLTQRYVDVHNYTDLQEMTWRRIEHFFVHYKDLEPGKWAKVAGWGDAAEARALISAGIERAKAEKK from the coding sequence ATGCGTCTCGACGCCATTCCGATCGGCGCGAACCCCCCGCATGAAGTCAATGTCGTGGTCGAAGTGCCGCTCGGCGGCGAGCCGATCAAATATGAGCTGGACAAGGCGTCGGGCACGCTCTTCGTCGATCGCTTCCTCTACACGGCCATGCGCTATCCGGGGAACTACGGCTTCATTCCGCATACGCTCTCCGACGACGGCGACCCCTGTGACGTGCTCGTCGCCAATACGCGCCCCGTGGCGCCCGGCGCGGTTATTTCCGTGCGTCCGATCGGCGTGTTGCGCATGACCGACGAAGCCGGCGGCGACGAGAAGATCGTCGCAGTGCCGTCGCCGCGCCTCACCCAGCGTTACGTGGACGTGCATAACTACACCGACCTCCAGGAGATGACCTGGCGGCGCATCGAGCATTTCTTCGTGCACTACAAGGATCTCGAGCCCGGCAAATGGGCCAAGGTCGCCGGCTGGGGAGACGCCGCGGAGGCCCGCGCGTTGATCAGCGCGGGGATCGAGCGCGCGAAGGCGGAAAAGAAGTAA
- a CDS encoding DUF1636 family protein, translating to MKTSPAENGRSDVSNNSEVTIFVCTSCRDSNDPERRPGAAFIDALRSRLAERALDFRVEPVDCLAVCKRPATIALASATKWTYVIGDLDPASSVDEAIDSAAHYAESENGIVAWKDRPACFKKGVISRTPPLINRAG from the coding sequence ATGAAAACTTCTCCCGCCGAGAACGGGAGAAGCGACGTGTCGAACAACAGCGAGGTCACAATTTTCGTCTGCACGTCTTGCCGTGACAGCAACGATCCCGAGCGCCGTCCGGGCGCGGCTTTTATCGACGCCTTGCGGTCCCGGCTGGCGGAGCGCGCGCTTGATTTCCGCGTGGAGCCGGTCGACTGTCTCGCGGTCTGCAAGAGACCGGCGACAATCGCTCTCGCCAGCGCAACCAAGTGGACTTATGTGATCGGCGATCTCGATCCGGCGAGCAGCGTCGACGAGGCCATCGATTCTGCGGCGCATTACGCCGAAAGCGAGAATGGCATCGTCGCCTGGAAGGACCGGCCTGCCTGCTTCAAGAAAGGCGTCATCTCGCGCACGCCGCCGCTTATCAATCGCGCCGGGTAA